TGGCAGCAGAATTAGTCCAGCTGTTGCAGCAGGGAGAGCGAGTGGTCCCTGCATATACATCGGCAGAATGATTTCGGAGGAAAACATCGAAACCATTACAATGATGAATAACACAAGACCGATGGTAAACATCGGATATTGGAATACGCGTACGTCAAGAAGCGGTTCTTCCAGTTTCAGCTGGCGAATTGAAAAGAAGATGAGGGATACAGCCCCCGCGATAATCATGGCAAGTACCTGGGGATCAAGGAAACTCGCTTCTCCTTCTCCAGCTGAACTAAACCCTAGTACAATTCCGCCAAAACCGACAGTGGAAAGTACAATAGAGAGAATATCGACTTTTGGTTTTGTTACTTCTCCTACGTTTTTTAAGAACTTATAGGCGAATGCAATTGAGAATAGAGCAAATGGAATAACGGTAATAAACAAATATCTCCATCCTAAATACTCCACGATAATCCCTGATAATGTGGGACCAATCGCCGGCGCAAACATGATGACAAGTCCAATCATGCCCATAATTGCCCCGCGTCGTTCGGGTGGAAATAAAAGCAGGAATGTATTAAAGATAATCGGAATTAATAATCCTGTTCCAACCGCCTGCAGCAGTCTGCCAGCAAGCAGAACACCAAACGAGGGAGCAGCAGCACAGATTAAAGTCCCAATCGTAAAAATAGTCATCGTCCCTAGAAACATTTGTCTCGTGGTAAACGTTTGAAGCAGCAGAGCAGAAACGGGAATCAGTATTCCCATCACCAGCATAAAGCCGGTAACCATCCACTGTACCACAGGAGCGGTAATGTTAAATTGTTCCATTAATGTCGTCAAAGCAATATTCAAAAGCGTTTCATTTAAAATAGCAAAGAACGCCCCAATAATCAGTGAAATCATAACGGGTTTTACATTAAAGTCAGGATCGTCGGCTAAAAATTCATATTTGGTTTTATCGTCCACAAGTAAGCCTCCTTTTTTAGCAGTCACAACCTATTATTATAAAGGAAGAAATGAGGGAGCGATAGTAAAAGTACTTTACACCTACATATGTTCAGGAGCCTCAATACCTAGCAGACGGAGCCCGTCTTTTAGAACAACCGTAAAGACGTAAATAAGGGTTAAGCGAGCATTCTGCTGGTCATTCTGTAGGATTTTTGTGTCCGCATAATACTTATTAAAAGCCTTCGTTAGCTCAAGTAGGTATTTAGCGATGATGGAAGGATCATGATTTGTATTGGCTTTAAAAACCGTCTCTGGATAATGGCGGACCCATTTCACAAGTGGCCAGGCAGGTTCTTCTTTGAGAGAAGCGTCTGCTGTTTCTATGTGAAATTCTCCTTTTTCAAGCAGTGAGCGTCCTCTGACATAAGCATACTGCAGGTAAGGAGCAGTGTTTCCTTCAAAAGTCAGCATGTCTTCAAGCGAGAACTCTACATCATTGCGGCGATCGTGCTTTAGGTCGTGGAAGATCACGGCTCCAACACCCACTTGTTTCGCAATTTCCTCCTTGTTTTGTAATTCGGGATTTTTCTCTTCAATATTGGAGGCAGCTTGTTGTATAGCTTCGTTCAGTACTTCCTCAAGCAGGATCGTTTTCCCCTGACGTGTGGACATTTTCTTTCCATCTGTGAGCATCATACCAAAAGATATATGCTTAAGCTGATCTGCCCAGTCAAAGTCAAGTTTGAGTAATACATGCTTCACTTGCTCAAAA
The Halobacillus halophilus DSM 2266 DNA segment above includes these coding regions:
- a CDS encoding MDR family MFS transporter — its product is MISLIIGAFFAILNETLLNIALTTLMEQFNITAPVVQWMVTGFMLVMGILIPVSALLLQTFTTRQMFLGTMTIFTIGTLICAAAPSFGVLLAGRLLQAVGTGLLIPIIFNTFLLLFPPERRGAIMGMIGLVIMFAPAIGPTLSGIIVEYLGWRYLFITVIPFALFSIAFAYKFLKNVGEVTKPKVDILSIVLSTVGFGGIVLGFSSAGEGEASFLDPQVLAMIIAGAVSLIFFSIRQLKLEEPLLDVRVFQYPMFTIGLVLFIIVMVSMFSSEIILPMYMQGPLALPAATAGLILLPGALLNGLMSPVMGKLFDKFGPRLLIIPATAILMGTLFSLSQVSMDTPIWRIALSYLLLMLSISAVMMPAQTNGLNQLPKRLYPHGTAIMNTLQPVSGAVGVAVFISLMTTREESYLNNAQNPESETVMSQALVAGVELVYFIAFTLAAIGFIASLFVKRAKQTEHETPGEHEAVGEH